TGGCGGCATCCGTTTCTTCGGCGGCCGCTGTTGTCGCGCACCCACCACCGGAGGAAGTCCCATGAGCAGTGCAACGCTCGGTCATCCCGTCCCTCCCGCACCTACCCCCATCGCCACCACGCCGAAGCCCCGGCGGGCTCGCCTGTGGTGGGCCGCCCTGGCCGCCGTCGCCGCCGTGGCCGCCGCCGTGCCGATCGCGACCACTCCCGCGAGCGCGGAATCCAACGGTGGCGTACGCGTGATGCCGCTCGGCGACTCGATCACCGACGGGTTCAACGTCCCGGGCGGTTACCGGATCGAGCTCTGGCAGCGGTTCACGAGCGGTGGCTACCGGATCGACTTCGTCGGCTCCCAGTTCAACGGCCCCGCCAGCCTTGGCGACCACGATCACCAGGGCCATTCCGGATGGACGATCGCCCAGATCGACGCCAATGTCGTCAACTGGTTGCGGGCCACGAATCCCCGGACGGTGCTGCTGCACATCGGCACCAACGACATGTACGGCGACACGTCCGGCGCTCCGGCCCGGCTCGCCACCCTGGTCGACCGGATCACCAACACCGCACCGAACGCGGAGGTGTTCGTCGCGACGATCATCCCGAAGTCGGGCGCGGACAACCAGGTCCGGGGCTACAACGCGGCGATCCCCGGGATCGTGCAGGCCAGAGCCGCCGCCGGGAAACGCGTACACCTGGTCGACATGTACCGCGCTCTGACGCTCAGCGACCTGGCCGACGGGGTGCATCCCAACGCCACGGGCTACCGCAAGATGGCCGTGGCCTGGTATGACGCTCTCCGTTCGGTGCCCGGCAGCATCGGCGGCGACACGCCTCCGACCACCGCCCCGCCGACCACTGCGCCGCCGACCACTGCGCCTCCGACCACTGCGCCTCCGACCACCGCCCCGCCGACCACCGCCCCGCCGTCGGGCGGGTGCCGCGTCGCGTACACGGTCAACGCCTGGAACAGCGGTCTCACCGCGTCAGTCTCGGTGACCAACACGGGCGGCACGCCGGTCAACGGTTGGGCTCTGGCGTTCACGCTGCCCGGCGGGCAGACCATCACCAGCGGCTGGAATGCCAGCTACTCCCCGACGAGCGGGGCGGTGACCGCTCGCAACGTCTCCTACAACTCGACGATCGCGCCGAGCACCTCGGTCGACATCGGCTTCCAGGCGACGCACACCGGCAATGCCGGCCGGCCGTCCGCGTTCACCCTCAACGGCACCGCCTGCGCGGTCGCCTGACGAATCCGTCGCGGTGCCGGGCAGCACGGGCCCGGCACCGCGCCCCCTCCACCCACCTTAGGAAGAGATGGTGGAGGGCGCGGACCGGACCACGTCAGGGCCGGCAGCGTCAGCGCTGCCCGACGGAGATGTCCTTGGTGAGGCTGGTGGTTGCGTCCGGGCGGGCGAGCGGTTCCGACTGGTAACCCTCGCTGTGGTAGAGGTCGATGTTCCGCACGCTCTTCGCTCCGGTGGACAGCAGAACTCGACGGCACTCCGGGTCCGCGCCGGTTTCGGCGGTGCGTAGCAGCCACCGGCCGAGCCCGTGCCCCCGCAGGTCGGGCACGACGGCGAGCCGACCCACGTGCCAGTCGGTGTCGACGCGACGCGCCCGCACCATGCCCAGCAGTCGGCCGTCCAACCAGATGCCCGTGGTGTCCCAGGTCTCCAGCCAGTCACGCACCTCCTCCACCGACTCGTGCAGGGCCGGTATGGCCAGGGTGTCGTTGACGACGGCCTCGTCCACCCAGCAGCACCGCTGCAGCACCGTGACCTCAGGAGCGTCGTCGGGGGTCAGCCGCCGCACGTAGGACCCGGGCAACGGTCCCGACCGCGCCCCGGCTCGTCCGCGTTCGCGCAGTGGCCGTAGGGCGTGGGCGACCCGGACCACCTCGTCGAGCAACCCGACACCCGCCGCGTCACGGGTCGCGTCGGGAAGCAGTTGTCCACTCTCCACCGCGTCGCCGATGCGAATCGCGACAGTGGCGCCCACCGGGACCAGGCGGAGGGTCGTCACCACCTGCTTGGCGTGCTGAACCGACCGGGTGCCGGCCGACGTGTTGCCGTAGCTGACGAAGCCGATCGGCTTCCATGCCCACTCGCGGCCGAGGTAGTCCAGCGCGTTCTTCAGCGTCGCCGGCATCCCGTAGTTGTATTCCGGCGTGACCACGATGAAGCCGTCCGCCGCGTCGACGATCGCGCTCCACCGACGTGTGTGTTCATGCTGGTAGACACCCGACGACGGATGCTCCTCCTCGTCGAGGAACGGCAGGTGCAGATCGCCGAGGGCCACCGGCACAAGCTCGACACCGAGCGCCGCGGCACGAGAGGTGACCGTCTCGGTCAGCCACTGCGCCACCACCGGACCGAGGGCACCGGGGCGGGTGCTGCACATCAGTACGAGGACACGCATCAGTTTCGTTGACATGGAAACGAGCGTAGATGATAAGTTGATTACATGTCAACGAGACCGCCGGCCAAGGCCGTACCCTGGTTGAATCCGGAAGAGGAACGCGCGTGGCGGGCGTTTCTGCGCGTCATGGTCGCGGTCCAGACCGGCACGGCGCGCGACCTGGCCGCGATCGGGCTCTCCGAACCCGACTACGAGGTGCTGAGCACCCTGTCGGAGCGGACCGACCACACCAGCAGCCTGGGCGAACAGGCCGACAAGATGGGGTGGTCACGCAGCCGGCTGTCCCGGCACGCCACCCGGATGGAATCGCGCGGTCTCCTGCGGCGCGCACCCGACCCGGCCGACGGCAGAGGTTGCCTCCTCGTGCTCACCGCGCAGGGCCTGGAGGCACTCGAGGACGCGGCGCCGGCCCACGTTCAGTCGGTACGACGCCACTTCGTCGACCGGCTCGCCCCAGACGACCTCGCCGCCATCGAACAGATCGCCCGAAGGCTGGAAGAACCCCAGGTCGGCGACGATCGACCAACCACCTGAGTCAGGCTGGGGTGAGGAGGCAGAACTCGTTGCCTTCCGGGTCGGCGAGGACCTTCCACGCGACA
The nucleotide sequence above comes from Micromonospora luteifusca. Encoded proteins:
- a CDS encoding cellulose binding domain-containing protein translates to MSSATLGHPVPPAPTPIATTPKPRRARLWWAALAAVAAVAAAVPIATTPASAESNGGVRVMPLGDSITDGFNVPGGYRIELWQRFTSGGYRIDFVGSQFNGPASLGDHDHQGHSGWTIAQIDANVVNWLRATNPRTVLLHIGTNDMYGDTSGAPARLATLVDRITNTAPNAEVFVATIIPKSGADNQVRGYNAAIPGIVQARAAAGKRVHLVDMYRALTLSDLADGVHPNATGYRKMAVAWYDALRSVPGSIGGDTPPTTAPPTTAPPTTAPPTTAPPTTAPPTTAPPSGGCRVAYTVNAWNSGLTASVSVTNTGGTPVNGWALAFTLPGGQTITSGWNASYSPTSGAVTARNVSYNSTIAPSTSVDIGFQATHTGNAGRPSAFTLNGTACAVA
- a CDS encoding bifunctional NAD(P)H-dependent oxidoreductase/GNAT family N-acetyltransferase, whose protein sequence is MRVLVLMCSTRPGALGPVVAQWLTETVTSRAAALGVELVPVALGDLHLPFLDEEEHPSSGVYQHEHTRRWSAIVDAADGFIVVTPEYNYGMPATLKNALDYLGREWAWKPIGFVSYGNTSAGTRSVQHAKQVVTTLRLVPVGATVAIRIGDAVESGQLLPDATRDAAGVGLLDEVVRVAHALRPLRERGRAGARSGPLPGSYVRRLTPDDAPEVTVLQRCCWVDEAVVNDTLAIPALHESVEEVRDWLETWDTTGIWLDGRLLGMVRARRVDTDWHVGRLAVVPDLRGHGLGRWLLRTAETGADPECRRVLLSTGAKSVRNIDLYHSEGYQSEPLARPDATTSLTKDISVGQR
- a CDS encoding MarR family winged helix-turn-helix transcriptional regulator translates to MSTRPPAKAVPWLNPEEERAWRAFLRVMVAVQTGTARDLAAIGLSEPDYEVLSTLSERTDHTSSLGEQADKMGWSRSRLSRHATRMESRGLLRRAPDPADGRGCLLVLTAQGLEALEDAAPAHVQSVRRHFVDRLAPDDLAAIEQIARRLEEPQVGDDRPTT